A genomic segment from Taeniopygia guttata chromosome 32, bTaeGut7.mat, whole genome shotgun sequence encodes:
- the LOC140681148 gene encoding LOW QUALITY PROTEIN: histone-lysine N-methyltransferase SETD1A-like (The sequence of the model RefSeq protein was modified relative to this genomic sequence to represent the inferred CDS: inserted 1 base in 1 codon), which translates to FGVFFGVFGSQLDEFYVGQVPLKEVTFARLNDNIREGFLREMCRKFGEVEEVEVLLHPKTRKHLGLARVTFGSSRGARDTVRHLHNATVMGTAIHAQLDVRGQQRMKLYELIVSGSYTPQTVPTGSGKNSAESPDTPPPPADPPRRRPSAEGPFAPPPPPGGSATPQDGGGGGAGGGFGPFAPPPPPPPFGAFADGSPSPYGSRLPFPPDPFPSPRRPPEGGGGGTPESVPFAPHPSLDSRIEALLKEQRSHFFPAPAPHEEEEEGTSSGEDMEISSDDNSDAPHPLMAVPLPPPPPRPLPDFGGSPPALLELLGRPGGRWGGVPTPLPLLSRLRAPKSAFGGGGGGGGGAPFAPPPPPHFAPPPPPRFPPPPPPFEPPTAEERPPGTDPPAPPAPPEPPGPVEGVLAALVQEMKATMQRDLNRKMVENVAFRAFDAWWERKEEQLKPFQSGRGREEAPRPKEPPPALLSLSLVDWARGGGAGLRGALRLPSFKVKRKEPSELNEXGEEKRPRPPTPPEEDEDEKEPPRAAEGPGKRRKLFRLDSEGEEASEESSSAKEEEEEEEEEEDEAEAQRRRRRRRRRKGEGPPPPPRGPPRPGPEEEEEEEEEEEEAEGSSKLSPFEGGGDSSSSSPRPSSSPSSSSSSSSSSSSSSSSEDEAEEPPEPPRPPSPKPAPPPPPPRPSSPIPLLPPPKKCRKAEEPPPAPPQPPPPSPPSPPSPPSPPSPPKPPTPLPRRREPPARPPAPPPRLVANLPADHASLVKSCADTNTNTNTTDGGPARRPPPRRPPRAAAEHLGASSLLELSRGAHSAPRRSPQRGGGGDLAVLAAIALDDTDTDAPPVLLEHNYAKTPPAAPAGHAPCLEEVLEAPEEVVAELPPVGGTDSDVAVPSAVPPRRKRHRPPPPSSSSSSSSSSSDSDSDSDSSEGGARRWLRPRGGGTAPVAPVAFAPRSEFEQMTILYDIWSAGLDAEDARFLRVTYERLLQQDGAAHWLNDTHWVPHTVTRAGSPRRRRRWPESREHRTGSARSEGYYPISRREKARYLRPCPAPRPDPDAPDAQGPNRVLSERRSEQRRLLSAIGAAALPDSDLLKLNQLKFRKKRLRFGRSRIHEWGLFAMEPIAADEMVIEYVGQNIRQVVADMREKRYAQEGIGSSYLFRVDHDTIIDATKCGNLARFINHCCTPNCYAKVITIEAQKKIVIYSKQPIGVNEEITYDYKFPIEDTKIPCLCRTESCRGTLN; encoded by the exons tttggggtattttttggggtttttgggtcacAGCTGGACGAGTTCTACGTGGGGCAGGTGCCCCTGAAGGAGGTGACCTTCGCGCGGCTCAACGACAACATCCGCGAGGGGTTCCTGCGGGAGATGTGCCGCAAGTTCGGGGAGGTGGAGGAggtggaggtgctgctgcaccccaaaacccgaaAGCACCTCGGGCTGGCCCGGGTCACCTTCGGCTCCTCCCGCGGCGCCCGCGACACCGTCCGGCACCTGCACAACGCCACCGTCATGGGCACGGCCATCCACGCACAGCTCGACGTCAGGG ggcagcagaggatgAAACTCTATGAACTGATCGTCAGCGGCTCCTACACCCCCCAGACCGTCCCCACGGGCAGCGGCAAAAACAGCGCAGAGAGCCCCGACACg CCGCCCCCCCCGGCCGACCCCCCCCGGCGCCGCCCCTCGGCCGAGGGCCCCttcgcccctcccccacccccgggGGGCAGCGCGACCCCCCAGGacgggggtgggggaggggccggggggggctTCGGGCCCttcgcccctcccccaccgccACCCCCCTTCGGGGCCTTCGCCGACGGGAGCCCCTCCCCCTACGGCAGCAG gctccccttccccccggaccccttcccctccccccgccgccccccggaggggggtggggga GGGACCCCCGAGAGTGTCCCCTTCgccccccaccccagcctggACTCGCGCATCGAGGCGCTGCTGAAGGAGCAGCGCTCCCACTTCttccccgcccccgccccccacgaggaggaggaggagggt ACCTCCTCGGGGGAGGACATGGAAATCTCCTCCGACGACAACAGCGACGCCCCCCAC cccctgatGGCCgtgcccctcccccctccccccccgcgccccctccccgaTTTCGGGGGGTCCCCCCCGGCGCTGTTGGAGCTTTTGGGGCGTCCGGGGGGGCgctgggggggggtccccacccCCCTCCCGCTGCTGAGCCGCCTCCGCGCCCCCAAATCCGcctttgggggggggggagggggcggggggggcgccCCCttcgcccctcccccaccgccCCACTtcgcccctcccccgcccccccgcttcccgccccctcccccgcccTTCGAGCCCCCCACGGCCGAGGAGAGACCCCCGGGGACGGACCCCCcggcgccccccgcgccccccgagccccccgggccCGTGGAGGGGGTCCTGGCGGCGCTGGTGCAGGAGATGAAGGCCACGATGCAGCGCGACCTCAACCGGAAAATGGTGGAGAACGTGGCCTTCCGCGCCTTCGACGCGTGGTGGGAgcgcaaggaggagcagctcaag cccttccagtCGGGCCGGGGCCGTGAGGAGGCCCCGAGGCCGAAGGAGCCGCCCCCcgccctcctctccctctccctcgTGGACTgggcccggggagggggcgcggggctgcggggcgccCTCCGGCTGCCCTCCTTCAAG GTGAAGCGGAAAGAGCCGTCGGAGCTGAACG GGGGGGAGGAGAAGCGCCCCcgaccccccaccccccccgaggaggatgaggatg AGAAGGAGCCGCCGCGCGCCGCGGAGGGTCCCGGAAAGCGCCGGAAACTGTTCCGGTTGGACAGCGAAGGGGAAGAGGCGTCCGAAGAGTCCTCCTCGGCCAAG gaggaagaggaggaggaggaggaggaggaggacgaggccGAAgcgcagaggaggaggaggaggaggaggaggaggaagggggaggggccccccccacccccccggggacccccccggcccggcccg gaggaggaggaggaggaagaggaggaggaggaagaggccgAAGGCTCCTCCAAACTGTCGCCGTTcgaggggggaggggacagcagctcctcctccccgcGGCCTTCGTCCtcaccctcctcatcctcatcatcctcatcatcctcatcatcatcatcatcctccgAGGACGAGGCCGAAgagccgccggagccgccgcggccgccctcCCCCAAACCGG cccctcccccgccgccgccgcgcccctCCTCGCCCatcccgctgctgccgccccccaaaaaatgccGAAAGGCCGAAgagccgccccccgcccccccacAACCaccccccccgagccccccgagccccccgagccccccgagccccccgagcccccccaaaccccccacgcccctcccccgccgccgcgagccccccgcccgccccccggcgccgccgccgcggttGGTGGCGAACCTCCCGGCCGATCACGCGTCGCTGGTGAAGAGCTGCGCTGACACCAACACCAACACCAACACCACCGACGGGGGTCCCGcgcggcgccccccgccccggcgcccgccccgcgccgccgccgagCACCTCGGGGCCTCCTCGCTGCTGGAGCTGTCCCGCGGCGCGCACAGCGCCCCCCGCAGGAGCCCccagcgcggcggcggcggtgatTTGGCGGTGTTGGCGGCCATCGCCCTCGACGACACCGACACCGACGCGCCGccggtgctgctggagcacaaCTACGCCAAAACGCCGccggccgcgcccgccgggCACGCGCCGTGCCtggaggaggtgctggaggCGCCCGAGGAGGTGGTGGCGGAGCTGCCGCCGGTCGGCGGCACCGACAGCGATGTGGCGGTTCCGTCGGCGGTTCCGCCGCGGCGCAAACGGCACCGACCGCCGCCGccgtcatcatcatcatcatcatcatcatcatcgagtgacagcgacagcgacagcgacagcagCGAGGGCGGCGCGCGGCGGTGGCTGCGGCCCCGCGGTGGCGGCACCGCGCCGGTGGCACCGGTGGCCTTCGCGCCGCGCAGCGAGTTCGAGCAGATGACGATCCTGTACGACATCTGGAGCGCCGGGCTGGACGCCGAGGACGCGCGGTTCCTGCGGGTCACCTACGAgcggctgctgcagcaggacgGCGCCGCACATTGGCTCAACGACACCCACTGGGTGCCCCACACCG TGACGCGCGCGGGCAGCCCGCGGCGCCGGCGCCGGTGGCCGGAGAGCCGCGAGCACCGGACGGGCAGCGCCCGCAGCGAGGGCTACTACCCCATCAGCCGGCGCGAGAAGGCGCGCTACCTGCGGCCCtgccccgcgccgcgccccgACCCCGACGCGCCCGACGCACAG GGCCCCAACCGCGTCCTGTCGGAGCGCCGCTCGGAGCAGCGGCGGCTGCTCAGCGCCATCGGCGCGGCCGCGCTGCCGGACAGCGACCTGCTCAAGCTCAACCAGCTCAAG TTCCGGAAGAAGCGTCTCCGCTTCGGCCGCAGCCGCATCCACGAGTGGGGTCTGTTCGCCATGGAGCCCATCGCGGCCGACGAGATGGTCATCGAGTACGTGGGCCAGAACATCCGCCAG GTGGTGGCGGACATGCGGGAGAAGCGCTACGCGCAGGAGGGCATCGGCAGCAGTTACCTGTTCCGCGTGGACCACGACACCATCATCGACGCCACCAAGTGCGGCAACCTGGCGCGCTTCATCAACCACTGCTGCACG cccAACTGCTACG